The Leclercia sp. S52 genome has a segment encoding these proteins:
- a CDS encoding GTPase — MGSWSKIINQQLEVIQNVNKRLSEVSSANQNETDNIDKHVDGDTANKKSKILDDILSSLPPDISRYTKKKLTEVIDYEPRIGVMGKTGVGKSSLCNAIFQQDVCKVSHVEACTRKLEELQIDVGGRKLTLIDLPGVGESEARDIEYKTLYQELIPTLDLILWVIKADDRALGPDENFYKNVIKPLRAEDKILFVINQADKIEPSYEWDGSKKRPSATQIENLERKEIDIYSRLFENNNGCISVSAPLKYNISNLVKKMVLRLPKRSKAAVYSTLREENKTEEVKQESKKGFTEAVKDVLDSIIDNAPIPKIVREPLKKAKDYVCDKISSFFDSWF, encoded by the coding sequence ATGGGATCGTGGTCGAAGATAATTAATCAGCAACTTGAAGTAATTCAAAATGTAAACAAACGCCTTTCAGAAGTGTCAAGTGCTAATCAAAATGAAACTGATAATATTGACAAACACGTTGATGGTGATACAGCTAATAAAAAGTCTAAAATTTTAGACGATATCTTATCATCCCTGCCTCCTGATATCTCTCGATATACTAAGAAAAAACTGACAGAAGTTATAGACTATGAACCTCGCATTGGCGTCATGGGTAAAACCGGCGTAGGAAAATCGTCATTGTGTAATGCAATATTCCAGCAGGATGTATGTAAAGTTAGCCATGTAGAGGCTTGCACAAGAAAACTTGAAGAATTACAAATTGACGTTGGGGGCAGAAAACTTACCCTTATTGATTTGCCAGGAGTGGGTGAAAGCGAAGCAAGAGATATCGAATATAAGACTCTTTATCAAGAATTAATACCAACACTTGACCTGATTTTATGGGTGATCAAAGCTGACGACAGAGCACTCGGTCCTGATGAAAATTTCTACAAAAATGTTATTAAGCCACTTAGAGCTGAAGATAAAATCTTGTTTGTAATAAACCAAGCTGACAAGATTGAACCCTCATACGAATGGGATGGTTCTAAGAAACGCCCTTCTGCTACACAAATAGAAAACCTTGAGCGTAAAGAAATTGATATCTACAGTCGATTGTTTGAGAATAATAATGGATGTATATCGGTATCGGCTCCGTTAAAATACAATATCAGCAATCTTGTCAAAAAAATGGTTTTAAGATTACCGAAGCGTTCCAAAGCTGCGGTGTATAGTACTCTTCGTGAAGAAAATAAAACTGAAGAGGTTAAGCAAGAATCAAAAAAGGGATTTACCGAAGCGGTAAAAGACGTTCTTGACTCCATTATAGATAATGCTCCAATTCCAAAAATTGTGAGAGAGCCTCTTAAAAAGGCCAAAGATTATGTTTGTGACAAGATCTCAAGCTTCTTTGATTCGTGGTTTTGA
- a CDS encoding terminase gpA endonuclease subunit: protein MKTNKTLKVLKRTIKILKPPQKMKPSEWAEKHLILPDGAAAGQKLKLYSFQKEMLDIIDDDRYRKVVYKTSAQIAKTTLLNSALFYWMGTDSSNIGIAQSSLAELKQWKSAKIDKTIEQVPVLQELVTDKNDKTKANNQQQTELNDGSFLYFMTLGSAKALRGKTLKRIILDEVSAIDQHSEEGNPIRLAEQRATDFGQEAKILISSTPTFKGDAIDVEYQNSDQREYFVKCIHCQYEHSLKWENVKFEWKLNGKRSIPDAITAKLHCPECQEIITESQRIKMVANGRWIAQNPEITDTAGFFINRLYSPNSTIQAIAKEFELAWYEYNYQSFYNTVLGLHYSDLQEELDDLALENLRDDTFDLSNIPDSVLGIVVGCDQQLDRLEAQVLGINESELFVLGYRYFYSPNCEIKGAKAYNDLATFCNQKFKTVSGREVPVLKVAVDGGNGRAMQTVHSFCQQYKKFEMIKGSSSTTGDLFKRSTTDGRQFYMLNVHEGKTWVRSLLNNAVAGKTDAPLTIRFAHDLPDDYFDQLTSENL, encoded by the coding sequence ATGAAAACAAACAAGACTCTGAAAGTACTTAAACGTACTATTAAAATATTAAAACCGCCTCAAAAGATGAAGCCCAGCGAATGGGCAGAGAAACATTTAATTTTGCCTGATGGTGCAGCAGCCGGGCAGAAGTTAAAATTATATTCCTTTCAGAAAGAAATGCTAGATATTATTGACGACGATCGATACCGCAAAGTTGTATATAAAACATCAGCCCAGATTGCAAAAACCACTTTGCTAAATTCAGCATTATTTTACTGGATGGGTACTGATTCTAGTAACATCGGTATTGCACAAAGTTCATTGGCAGAATTGAAACAATGGAAATCTGCAAAAATTGATAAAACAATTGAGCAGGTGCCAGTACTACAAGAACTAGTCACAGACAAGAACGACAAGACCAAAGCAAACAACCAGCAACAGACAGAATTGAATGACGGTAGTTTTTTGTACTTTATGACGTTGGGATCTGCGAAGGCGTTACGAGGCAAAACACTAAAACGGATCATACTTGATGAAGTATCTGCAATCGATCAGCACTCAGAAGAGGGGAACCCGATTCGCCTTGCAGAACAACGTGCAACTGATTTCGGCCAGGAAGCAAAAATACTTATAAGTTCAACACCAACCTTTAAGGGCGATGCTATCGATGTTGAGTACCAGAACAGTGATCAACGTGAGTACTTTGTAAAGTGTATTCACTGCCAGTATGAACATTCATTGAAGTGGGAGAACGTAAAATTCGAATGGAAGCTGAACGGCAAGCGTAGTATTCCAGATGCCATTACTGCAAAGTTACATTGCCCAGAATGTCAGGAAATAATTACTGAATCACAACGAATTAAAATGGTAGCAAATGGACGTTGGATTGCACAGAATCCAGAAATAACCGATACAGCAGGATTTTTTATTAATCGCCTGTATTCACCAAACAGTACTATCCAGGCTATTGCAAAAGAGTTTGAATTAGCATGGTATGAATATAACTATCAATCCTTCTATAATACAGTACTAGGTTTACATTATTCAGATCTTCAAGAAGAACTAGATGATTTAGCATTAGAAAATCTACGTGATGATACGTTTGATTTATCTAATATACCTGATTCAGTACTGGGAATTGTTGTCGGTTGCGATCAGCAATTAGACAGACTTGAAGCACAAGTATTAGGTATTAATGAAAGTGAATTATTCGTTTTAGGATATCGGTACTTCTACAGTCCTAACTGTGAGATTAAAGGTGCTAAAGCCTATAACGATCTTGCGACCTTCTGTAATCAGAAGTTCAAGACAGTATCCGGGCGTGAAGTACCAGTGCTTAAAGTTGCTGTTGACGGTGGTAACGGTAGAGCAATGCAGACGGTACATAGTTTCTGTCAGCAGTATAAGAAGTTTGAAATGATCAAGGGTTCATCAAGTACTACAGGTGACTTGTTCAAGCGTAGTACTACCGATGGTAGGCAGTTCTACATGCTGAACGTGCACGAGGGTAAGACATGGGTACGTAGCCTTCTTAACAACGCTGTAGCAGGTAAAACAGATGCACCATTAACGATACGTTTTGCACACGATTTGCCTGATGACTACTTTGATCAGCTCACATCTGAGAACTTATGA
- a CDS encoding IS3 family transposase (programmed frameshift) gives MKKRFSEEQIISILREAEAGVSARELCRKHAISDATFYTWRKKYGGMEVPEVKRLKSLEEENARLKKLLAEAMLDREALQVALGRKLLTTDQKREAVVLMCDATGLSQRRACRLTGLSLSTCRYEAQRPAADAHLSGRITELALERRRFGYRRIWQLLRREGLHVNHKRVYRLYHLNGLGVKRRRRRKGLATERLPLLRPEAPNLTWSMDFVMDALATGRRIKCLTCVDDFTKECLTITAAFGISGVQVTRILDSIALFRGYPATIRTDQGPEFTCRALDQWAYEHGVELRLIQPGKPTQNGFIESFNGRFRDECLNEHWFSDIVHARKTINDWRQDYNECRPHSSLNYQTPAEFAADWRNGKYEEKPTDITN, from the exons ATGAAGAAGCGTTTTTCCGAAGAACAGATCATCAGTATTCTCCGAGAGGCCGAAGCCGGGGTTTCTGCCCGTGAGCTCTGCCGCAAGCACGCCATTTCCGACGCCACCTTTTACACCTGGCGTAAGAAGTATGGCGGTATGGAGGTGCCCGAGGTTAAGCGCCTGAAGTCGCTTGAGGAAGAGAACGCCCGCCTCAAGAAGCTGCTCGCTGAAGCCATGCTGGATAGGGAGGCGCTTCAGGTGGCTCTGGGGCGAAAGT TACTGACGACAGACCAGAAGCGGGAAGCTGTGGTGTTGATGTGTGATGCGACCGGTCTGTCGCAACGTCGTGCCTGCAGGCTTACAGGTTTGTCCCTGTCGACCTGCCGCTATGAGGCTCAGCGACCGGCTGCTGATGCGCATTTATCAGGGCGTATCACTGAGCTGGCACTGGAGCGCAGGCGTTTTGGCTACCGACGCATCTGGCAGTTACTGCGCCGTGAAGGCCTTCATGTTAATCACAAGCGCGTGTACCGCCTTTACCACCTTAACGGGCTGGGCGTAAAACGCAGACGACGTCGTAAAGGGCTGGCAACAGAACGTCTGCCGCTGCTCCGCCCGGAGGCGCCCAACCTGACCTGGTCGATGGATTTTGTCATGGACGCGCTGGCCACCGGTCGCAGGATCAAGTGCCTGACCTGCGTGGACGACTTCACGAAGGAGTGTCTGACGATTACCGCCGCATTCGGGATTTCAGGCGTTCAGGTCACGCGAATTCTGGACAGCATTGCACTGTTTCGCGGCTATCCGGCGACGATAAGAACGGACCAGGGGCCGGAGTTTACCTGCAGAGCACTTGACCAGTGGGCTTATGAGCATGGGGTGGAGCTGCGGCTTATCCAGCCGGGCAAGCCAACACAGAACGGATTTATTGAAAGTTTTAACGGACGATTCAGGGATGAGTGCCTCAATGAGCACTGGTTCAGCGATATAGTTCACGCCAGGAAAACGATTAATGACTGGCGGCAGGATTATAACGAGTGTCGTCCACATTCATCGCTGAACTACCAGACTCCGGCTGAATTTGCAGCGGACTGGCGAAACGGGAAATATGAAGAAAAACCAACCGACATTACTAACTGA